The proteins below come from a single Salinilacihabitans rarus genomic window:
- a CDS encoding PTS sugar transporter subunit IIA, translating into MNTDGGYSPLTTELIDLDGSPRTKRECIEFLLDLAVDAGRVTDRERALEDLLAREEEATTGVGMGIGIPHAKSPAVVAPTIAFTRVEDGLDFEAMDGEPATLIFMLLVPEEGGEEHLSMLSSLSRALVHEETRDTLHEADSPARVEEIVTEAVDL; encoded by the coding sequence ATGAACACGGACGGTGGCTACAGTCCACTCACCACGGAGTTGATCGATCTCGACGGTTCTCCGCGAACCAAGCGAGAGTGCATCGAATTTCTGCTCGACCTCGCGGTCGACGCCGGCCGCGTCACCGACCGCGAACGGGCGCTCGAAGACCTGCTGGCCCGCGAGGAGGAGGCGACCACCGGCGTCGGGATGGGGATCGGCATCCCCCACGCGAAGAGTCCGGCGGTCGTCGCGCCGACGATCGCGTTCACGCGCGTCGAGGACGGCCTCGACTTCGAGGCGATGGACGGCGAGCCGGCGACGCTGATCTTCATGCTGCTTGTGCCCGAGGAGGGCGGCGAGGAGCACCTCTCGATGCTGAGTTCGCTCTCGCGCGCGCTGGTCCACGAGGAGACCCGCGACACGCTCCACGAGGCCGACTCGCCCGCACGCGTCGAGGAGATCGTGACGGAGGCGGTCGACCTATGA
- the pfkB gene encoding 1-phosphofructokinase has protein sequence MIASVTLNPAVDYTVELSESLVDEDIVRTGEFRYDAGGKGINVSKYLLELDVETVATGVAGGFLGEYLLDQLAATGLAADFADADGDTRLNTTILDPDAEYKINQDGPTVSATAIDEITDLLAAYAPETVVVAGSLPDGVGPEAIDLIAGAGPWETVVDVHGGALAALEGSYALCKPNDEELAAATGEAVEGVDDAVEAARTLRERGFDRVLASLGGDGAVLVTDDRALYAPPLDVEVVDTVGAGDALLAGALAARARGDDDDEAALRFGVAVASRVVSISGTRTPSFAGVAADAESVDVASR, from the coding sequence ATGATCGCTAGCGTGACGCTCAACCCGGCGGTCGACTACACCGTCGAACTGAGCGAGTCGCTCGTCGACGAGGACATCGTCCGGACGGGCGAGTTCCGCTACGACGCCGGCGGGAAGGGCATCAACGTCTCGAAGTACCTCCTCGAACTGGACGTCGAGACGGTCGCCACCGGGGTCGCCGGCGGCTTCCTCGGCGAGTACCTGCTCGACCAGTTGGCCGCGACGGGGCTGGCCGCGGACTTCGCCGACGCCGACGGCGACACGCGGCTCAACACGACGATCCTCGACCCGGACGCCGAGTACAAGATCAATCAGGACGGACCGACCGTCTCGGCGACCGCGATCGACGAGATCACGGACCTCCTCGCGGCGTACGCCCCGGAGACGGTGGTCGTCGCCGGGAGCCTCCCCGACGGCGTCGGGCCGGAGGCGATCGACCTGATCGCCGGCGCCGGCCCGTGGGAGACCGTCGTCGACGTCCACGGCGGCGCGCTCGCGGCGCTGGAGGGGAGCTACGCGCTGTGCAAGCCCAACGACGAGGAACTCGCGGCGGCGACCGGCGAGGCCGTCGAGGGCGTCGACGACGCCGTCGAGGCCGCGCGGACGCTGCGCGAGCGCGGGTTCGACCGCGTGCTGGCCTCGCTGGGCGGCGACGGCGCCGTGCTGGTGACCGACGACCGGGCGCTGTACGCCCCGCCGCTGGACGTCGAGGTCGTCGACACGGTGGGCGCGGGCGACGCGCTGCTCGCCGGCGCGCTGGCCGCCCGCGCGCGCGGCGACGACGACGACGAGGCCGCCTTGCGGTTCGGGGTCGCCGTCGCCTCGCGGGTCGTCTCGATCTCCGGGACGCGGACGCCGTCGTTCGCCGGCGTCGCCGCGGACGCCGAGTCGGTCGACGTCGCCTCGCGCTGA
- a CDS encoding alpha/beta fold hydrolase, with the protein MVRDDTLAGVDSRLVGTDRLETHVLASGDPDGAPAVFLHGTVSSSRFFEDALAALSGEYRAIAPDLRGYGDSETKPVDATAGLGDFVADLEALLTALGVDGPATLVGWSTGGGVALSYATERPAAVSSLVLVNPVSPYGFGGTKDVEGTPSAPDYAGSGGGIANREFASGLNHRVADGPGEATPRTVLREFYVDDGYAFDPDREESYLTGMLDTAVGDDNYPGTAVASDHWPGVAPGERGVNNAISPKYCDLSGIVDVDPKPPVRWLRGATDAVVANESLLDLGTLGRMGHVPDWPGEDVFPPQPMVDQTRAVLDDYADAGGEYEEVVLDGVGHTPHVEDAAAFVESVEEVLAG; encoded by the coding sequence ATGGTCCGAGACGACACCCTCGCGGGCGTCGACTCCCGTCTCGTCGGGACCGACCGCCTCGAGACGCACGTCCTGGCGAGCGGCGACCCCGACGGCGCCCCCGCGGTGTTCCTCCACGGTACCGTCTCCTCCTCGCGCTTCTTCGAGGACGCGCTGGCCGCCCTCTCCGGCGAGTACCGCGCCATCGCCCCCGACCTCCGGGGATACGGCGACTCGGAGACGAAACCCGTCGACGCGACCGCCGGCCTCGGCGACTTCGTCGCCGACCTCGAAGCCCTGCTGACCGCGCTCGGGGTCGACGGGCCCGCGACGCTCGTCGGCTGGTCGACCGGCGGCGGGGTAGCGCTTTCGTACGCGACCGAGCGGCCGGCGGCCGTCTCGTCGCTCGTCCTCGTAAACCCCGTCTCGCCGTACGGCTTCGGCGGGACGAAAGACGTCGAGGGGACGCCGTCTGCCCCCGACTACGCGGGATCGGGCGGCGGCATCGCCAACCGGGAGTTCGCCTCCGGGCTCAACCACCGGGTCGCCGACGGCCCGGGCGAGGCGACGCCGCGGACGGTGCTGCGGGAGTTCTACGTCGACGACGGCTACGCGTTCGACCCCGACCGCGAGGAGTCGTACCTCACGGGGATGCTCGACACGGCGGTCGGCGACGACAACTACCCCGGCACCGCCGTCGCGTCCGACCACTGGCCCGGAGTCGCGCCGGGCGAGCGCGGCGTGAACAACGCGATCTCGCCGAAGTACTGCGACCTCTCGGGGATCGTCGACGTCGACCCGAAACCGCCGGTCCGCTGGCTCCGCGGCGCGACCGACGCGGTCGTCGCGAACGAGTCGCTGCTCGACCTCGGCACGCTCGGCCGGATGGGCCACGTCCCCGACTGGCCCGGCGAGGACGTCTTCCCGCCCCAGCCGATGGTCGACCAGACGCGGGCCGTCCTCGACGACTACGCCGACGCCGGCGGGGAGTACGAGGAGGTCGTCCTCGACGGCGTCGGCCACACGCCCCACGTCGAGGACGCGGCGGCGTTCGTCGAGAGCGTAGAAGAAGTGCTCGCGGGGTGA
- a CDS encoding class I fructose-bisphosphate aldolase → MHPLDNSSITRDGKALILAHDHGLEHGPAAFAGVEERLDPETVFEMATHDAVTALAVQKGLAETYYPSYEDDVALLAKCNGTSSLWMGEPYSPQTCSVDYAVELGADAIGYTVYPGTNREPEMFEEFRAVQERAREYDLPVAMWSYPRGQALKEHRSPDVIAYAARIGLELGADLAKVKYPRSPEALARAVDAAGDVKVVLSGGSKTSDREFVSLVAAAMDAGASGLAVGRNVWQREDPAAILDALERVVFEGASADEALDAR, encoded by the coding sequence ATGCACCCGCTCGACAACTCGTCGATCACCCGGGACGGGAAGGCGCTGATCCTCGCACACGACCACGGTCTGGAACACGGTCCCGCCGCGTTCGCGGGCGTCGAGGAGCGACTCGACCCCGAGACGGTCTTCGAGATGGCGACCCACGACGCGGTGACCGCGCTCGCGGTCCAGAAGGGGCTGGCGGAGACGTACTACCCCTCCTACGAGGACGACGTCGCCCTGCTCGCGAAGTGCAACGGCACCTCCAGCCTCTGGATGGGCGAACCCTACTCGCCGCAGACGTGCTCGGTCGACTACGCGGTCGAACTCGGCGCCGACGCCATCGGCTACACCGTCTATCCGGGAACCAACCGCGAACCCGAGATGTTCGAGGAGTTCCGCGCGGTTCAGGAACGCGCCCGCGAGTACGACCTGCCGGTCGCGATGTGGTCGTACCCGCGCGGGCAGGCGCTGAAGGAGCACCGCAGCCCCGACGTGATCGCCTACGCCGCCCGGATCGGCCTCGAACTGGGCGCCGACCTCGCGAAGGTGAAGTACCCGCGCAGTCCCGAGGCGCTCGCGCGCGCGGTCGACGCCGCCGGCGACGTGAAGGTCGTCCTCAGCGGCGGGTCGAAGACGAGCGACCGGGAGTTCGTCTCGCTCGTCGCGGCGGCGATGGACGCCGGCGCGAGCGGCCTCGCCGTCGGACGCAACGTCTGGCAGCGCGAGGACCCCGCGGCCATCCTCGACGCGCTCGAACGCGTGGTGTTCGAGGGCGCCTCCGCCGACGAGGCACTCGACGCTCGATGA
- a CDS encoding ester cyclase yields MTVEDHKELARRVQEEVWNEGDVDAVDDLFVEDFVQHSPWEPSELHGRDEFKEQVRSFHAAFPDLHGTVDDVIAEGDTVANRFTMRATHRGEFVGAEPTGEEVEFVGTIFARVEDGRIAERWVVDDVLGFLEDLGKIEER; encoded by the coding sequence GTGACCGTCGAAGACCACAAAGAACTGGCTCGCCGCGTCCAGGAGGAGGTCTGGAACGAGGGGGACGTCGACGCCGTCGACGACCTCTTCGTCGAGGACTTCGTCCAGCACTCCCCGTGGGAGCCGTCCGAACTGCACGGGCGAGACGAGTTCAAAGAGCAGGTCCGGTCGTTCCACGCGGCGTTTCCCGACCTGCACGGGACCGTCGACGACGTGATCGCCGAGGGCGACACGGTCGCCAACCGGTTCACGATGCGCGCGACCCACCGGGGTGAGTTCGTGGGCGCCGAACCGACCGGCGAGGAGGTCGAATTCGTCGGCACCATCTTCGCCCGCGTCGAGGACGGGAGGATCGCCGAGCGCTGGGTCGTCGACGACGTGCTCGGTTTTCTGGAGGACCTCGGGAAGATCGAGGAGCGCTGA
- a CDS encoding class 1 fructose-bisphosphatase — protein sequence MSDVASILEALADVAATVPGRLSTLGDDVVGENPTGDAQSAADRWLDERLAERLTPLDAVGTYLSEERADAVDCGSGLSVAVDPLDGSSNLKSNNPIGTILGVYDAPLPARGTDVVASALVVYGPRITVSVAADGEATRYVVDDGALVDPRPLSVADGAEICGYAGRASEWRPAFRAFARELSRERKLRYCGAAVADVQYLFERGGLLCYPADDARADGVLRLQYEANPIAHLVETAGGRASDGSGPIREREPTTLHERVQTFVGTAADVDALESHLDADR from the coding sequence ATGAGCGACGTCGCGTCGATCCTCGAGGCGCTGGCCGACGTCGCCGCCACCGTCCCCGGCCGGCTCTCGACCCTCGGGGACGACGTGGTCGGCGAGAACCCGACCGGCGACGCCCAGTCGGCCGCCGACCGGTGGCTCGACGAGCGACTGGCCGAGCGGCTCACCCCGCTGGACGCGGTCGGGACCTATCTCAGCGAGGAGCGCGCCGACGCCGTCGACTGCGGGTCGGGCCTGTCGGTCGCGGTCGACCCGCTCGACGGCTCGTCGAACCTCAAGTCGAACAACCCGATCGGGACGATCCTCGGCGTCTACGACGCCCCGCTGCCGGCGCGCGGGACCGACGTCGTCGCCAGCGCGCTAGTCGTCTACGGCCCGCGGATCACGGTCTCGGTCGCCGCGGACGGCGAGGCGACGCGCTACGTCGTCGACGACGGCGCGCTCGTCGACCCCCGTCCGCTGTCGGTCGCCGACGGCGCGGAGATCTGTGGCTACGCCGGGCGCGCCTCCGAGTGGCGCCCCGCGTTCCGCGCGTTCGCGCGCGAACTCAGCCGCGAGCGGAAGCTCCGCTACTGCGGCGCGGCCGTCGCCGACGTGCAGTACCTCTTCGAACGCGGCGGCCTCCTGTGCTACCCGGCCGACGACGCCCGCGCCGACGGCGTCCTCCGCCTCCAGTACGAGGCGAACCCGATCGCACACCTGGTCGAGACCGCCGGCGGACGCGCCTCGGACGGTTCGGGCCCGATCCGCGAGCGCGAGCCGACGACGCTACACGAGCGGGTCCAGACGTTCGTCGGGACGGCGGCCGACGTCGACGCGCTGGAGTCACACCTCGACGCCGACCGGTAG
- a CDS encoding Rieske (2Fe-2S) protein has product MSDRTRLTSVDAVREEGSWLFTFRDRHGERDEAILVPCEDRSEGVEAWVNRCTHEAQRLDRGVGAAIRGGEIVCPKHGSMFDACSGYCDNGEAAGTTLVSVDVAVEDGDVYLVDDEATFEHEGGIDDADDDDGDDAPASTSHIGF; this is encoded by the coding sequence ATGTCCGATCGAACGCGACTCACGTCCGTCGACGCCGTCCGCGAGGAGGGGTCGTGGCTGTTCACGTTCCGGGACCGCCACGGCGAGCGCGACGAGGCGATCCTCGTCCCCTGCGAGGACCGGAGCGAGGGCGTCGAGGCGTGGGTCAACCGGTGTACGCACGAGGCCCAGCGCCTCGACCGCGGCGTCGGCGCGGCGATCCGCGGCGGCGAGATCGTCTGCCCGAAACACGGCTCGATGTTCGACGCCTGCTCGGGCTACTGCGACAACGGCGAGGCGGCCGGCACGACGCTCGTCTCGGTGGACGTGGCGGTCGAGGACGGCGACGTCTATCTGGTCGACGACGAGGCGACCTTCGAACACGAGGGCGGGATCGACGACGCGGACGACGACGACGGCGACGACGCCCCCGCTTCGACCTCGCACATCGGGTTCTGA
- a CDS encoding PTS fructose transporter subunit IIC — protein MATKDGAESRLRSHVTSVKEDLMTGVSFMIPFVTIGGIFLALAFMVAELPFTAGSTETVFDATGSFGWYMAEIGVLGLTIMIPILGAYIAYAIADRPGLAPGFILAYTIQQEQIIVEAGKVVGISSEGASAGFLGAIVAGLLAGYVARWMKNWSVPSVVRPMMPILVIPVFTTALLAPIMIFVLGVPIAMADAALTSTLEGMQGTNAVFLGLVLGAMMAFDMGGPVNKVAYVFGVALVGEQIFGPMAAVMIAGMTPPLGLALANFVAPEKFAPEMKENAIAAIPMGLSFITEGAIPYAAADPLRVIPSIMAGSAVAAAAAMGLGVTMPAPHGGIFVVILSNTILGFLACIALGMVVTAGAVLLLKPDYEEEAATAEPEAGAAA, from the coding sequence ATGGCAACGAAAGACGGTGCGGAAAGTCGGCTCCGGTCACACGTCACCAGCGTGAAGGAGGACCTGATGACCGGCGTCTCGTTCATGATCCCGTTCGTCACGATCGGCGGGATCTTCCTCGCTCTCGCGTTCATGGTGGCGGAACTGCCGTTCACCGCCGGGAGCACGGAGACCGTGTTCGACGCGACGGGATCGTTCGGCTGGTACATGGCCGAGATCGGCGTCCTCGGGCTGACGATCATGATCCCCATCCTGGGGGCGTACATCGCGTACGCGATCGCCGACCGCCCCGGGCTCGCGCCGGGGTTCATCCTCGCGTACACGATCCAGCAAGAGCAGATCATCGTCGAGGCGGGCAAAGTGGTCGGAATCAGCTCCGAGGGCGCGAGCGCGGGCTTCCTCGGCGCCATCGTCGCCGGCCTGCTCGCCGGCTACGTCGCCCGCTGGATGAAAAACTGGTCGGTCCCGTCGGTCGTCAGGCCGATGATGCCCATCCTCGTGATCCCGGTGTTCACGACGGCGCTGCTCGCGCCGATCATGATCTTCGTGCTGGGCGTCCCGATCGCGATGGCCGACGCCGCGCTGACCAGCACCCTCGAAGGAATGCAGGGGACGAACGCGGTCTTCCTCGGGCTGGTCCTCGGCGCGATGATGGCGTTCGACATGGGCGGTCCCGTCAACAAGGTCGCCTACGTCTTCGGCGTCGCGCTCGTCGGCGAGCAGATCTTCGGACCGATGGCCGCCGTGATGATCGCGGGCATGACCCCGCCGCTCGGGCTGGCGCTGGCGAACTTCGTCGCGCCGGAGAAGTTCGCACCCGAGATGAAAGAGAACGCAATCGCCGCGATCCCGATGGGCCTGTCGTTCATCACCGAGGGCGCGATCCCCTACGCCGCGGCCGACCCGCTGCGGGTCATCCCGAGCATCATGGCCGGGAGCGCCGTCGCGGCCGCCGCCGCGATGGGCCTCGGCGTCACCATGCCCGCCCCGCACGGCGGCATCTTCGTCGTGATCCTCTCGAACACCATCCTCGGGTTCCTCGCGTGTATCGCGCTGGGGATGGTCGTGACCGCCGGCGCGGTCTTGCTGCTGAAACCCGACTACGAGGAGGAGGCCGCGACCGCCGAGCCCGAGGCCGGCGCCGCCGCCTGA
- the dph5 gene encoding diphthine synthase, which translates to MLTFIGLGLYDERSITVEGREALRAADRAYAEFYTSELLGATVADLESYHGVEIEVRDRAGVEQHPDEILGAAETEDVAFLTAGDTMISTTHADLRLRAHERGIETRVIHGITAQTAASSLTGLQNYRFGKATTLPFPYAHGADGLPASVTETIDDNRADGLHTVVYLDIKVGHERAEGDEYMTADVGAALLAEEYPDLVGVVVARAGSPDPLVEAGTTTDLADREFGDPLHLLVIPGTCHLLEADALVELAGADRDALDVV; encoded by the coding sequence ATGCTCACCTTCATCGGCCTCGGCCTCTACGACGAGCGCTCGATCACCGTCGAGGGCCGCGAGGCCCTGCGGGCGGCCGACCGCGCCTACGCCGAGTTCTACACCAGCGAACTGCTCGGCGCGACGGTCGCCGACCTCGAATCGTACCACGGCGTCGAGATCGAGGTCCGCGACCGCGCGGGCGTCGAACAACACCCCGACGAGATCCTCGGCGCCGCCGAGACCGAGGACGTCGCCTTCCTCACCGCCGGCGACACGATGATCTCGACGACCCACGCCGACCTCCGCCTGCGCGCCCACGAACGCGGGATCGAGACCCGCGTGATCCACGGGATCACCGCCCAGACCGCGGCGAGTTCCCTCACCGGTCTCCAGAACTACCGCTTCGGGAAGGCGACCACGCTCCCGTTTCCCTACGCCCACGGTGCGGACGGGCTACCCGCGAGCGTGACGGAGACGATCGACGACAACCGCGCCGACGGCCTCCACACGGTCGTCTACCTCGACATCAAAGTGGGTCACGAGCGCGCCGAGGGGGACGAGTACATGACCGCCGACGTCGGCGCCGCGTTGCTCGCCGAGGAGTATCCCGACCTCGTCGGCGTCGTCGTCGCCCGCGCGGGCAGTCCCGACCCGCTGGTCGAGGCGGGAACGACGACCGACCTCGCCGACCGCGAGTTCGGCGACCCGCTGCACCTGCTCGTGATCCCCGGGACGTGTCACCTGCTGGAGGCCGACGCGCTGGTCGAACTCGCCGGCGCGGACCGCGACGCGCTGGACGTCGTCTGA
- a CDS encoding class I SAM-dependent methyltransferase has protein sequence MDVPCVRVPREEGEATRRELAAADLIADDYEITVEDGWLYVPVTDPDAVPADLEVVVRAAPERETQTTPAELLGSEPSFERLGDVALLDEDDPERAREVARAIVDSDLPLETVLNKASKIKGETRVRDWEVLEGEGTETVHREYGCEFALDLAAVYFSPRLATERHRVAEQVRDGERAFDMFAGVGPFVIPFAKRGAECVGVDVNERAIEYLRENARRNGVEERITAVCADVREVVPEYEGWADRIVMNLPHSADEFLDAAVALAGDDCVLHYYDIQHEDDPFGPGERAIRAAAGPAYEVTVETRRTVRSYAPHELNVCLDVRLERGD, from the coding sequence ATGGACGTGCCGTGTGTCCGCGTGCCCCGCGAGGAGGGGGAGGCGACGCGCCGGGAACTGGCGGCCGCGGACCTGATCGCCGACGACTACGAGATCACCGTCGAGGACGGCTGGCTCTACGTGCCGGTGACCGATCCCGACGCGGTGCCGGCGGACCTCGAGGTCGTCGTCCGCGCCGCGCCCGAGCGCGAGACCCAGACGACGCCCGCGGAACTGCTGGGCTCCGAACCGTCGTTCGAGCGACTGGGCGACGTCGCGCTGCTCGACGAGGACGACCCCGAGCGCGCCCGCGAGGTCGCCCGTGCGATCGTCGACTCCGATCTCCCCCTGGAGACGGTGCTGAACAAGGCCTCGAAGATCAAAGGCGAGACGCGGGTCCGCGACTGGGAGGTGCTCGAAGGCGAGGGCACCGAGACGGTCCACCGCGAGTACGGCTGCGAGTTCGCGCTCGACCTCGCGGCGGTGTACTTCTCGCCGCGGCTGGCGACCGAGCGCCACCGGGTGGCCGAGCAGGTCCGGGACGGGGAGCGGGCGTTCGACATGTTCGCCGGCGTCGGCCCGTTCGTGATCCCGTTCGCGAAGCGCGGCGCCGAGTGCGTCGGCGTCGACGTCAACGAGCGCGCGATCGAGTACCTCCGCGAGAACGCCCGCCGAAACGGGGTCGAGGAGCGAATCACCGCCGTCTGCGCGGACGTCCGGGAGGTCGTCCCCGAGTACGAGGGCTGGGCCGACCGGATCGTGATGAACCTTCCCCACAGCGCCGACGAGTTCCTCGACGCCGCCGTCGCGCTCGCGGGCGACGACTGCGTCCTCCACTACTACGACATCCAGCACGAGGACGACCCCTTCGGCCCCGGCGAGCGCGCGATCCGCGCCGCGGCCGGGCCCGCCTACGAGGTGACCGTCGAGACCCGCCGAACGGTGCGCTCGTACGCGCCCCACGAACTGAACGTCTGTCTCGACGTCCGGCTGGAGCGCGGGGACTGA
- the ptsP gene encoding phosphoenolpyruvate--protein phosphotransferase translates to MTNESNADPRTLAGTGATPLAGVGPALWYDADGEIELDDPPAPESVDADRERERFAEARETAREEIERERERAAERVGEEEAAVFDAHRQFLDDPQIQDGVADALDEGLPAAHAVQRAFAEPIETFEGMEGRMAERADDLRDVRDRLLRLLAGGDRVDLASLPEGTVLLAERLTPSDTAQLDPERVAGFATALGGRTSHAAIFARSLGIPAVVGVGDDLFGIDEGDDVLVDGDAGEVIVDPDEELRERASAGRDVEVREERVATRDGREIEVAANVGTLAELEGAVEGGADGIGLFRTEFLFLDRESPPDEDEQYETYVEALEAFPDGRVVVRTLDVGGDKPIPYLDLPEEENPFLGERGIRRSLGDDADLFETQLRALLRAAATAEGTLSVMFPLVATVEELEGALDRVEAVAAALDAAGVDHEVPELGVMIETPSAAFVAPELAERVDFLSIGTNDLAQYVMAAARENDRVAHLHDPLYPSVLRAIRRTVEAGRAGDAWVGMCGEMAGDPELTELLVGVGLDELSMSAVTVPNVKANVTAIDADDASALAERAVDAHTKAKVLEIIGNEQ, encoded by the coding sequence ATGACGAACGAATCGAACGCCGACCCGCGAACGCTCGCCGGGACGGGCGCGACGCCGCTGGCCGGCGTCGGCCCCGCCCTCTGGTACGACGCCGACGGCGAGATCGAACTGGACGACCCGCCGGCGCCCGAGTCCGTCGACGCCGACCGCGAGCGCGAGCGCTTCGCGGAGGCCCGCGAGACCGCTCGCGAGGAGATCGAACGCGAACGCGAGCGGGCGGCCGAACGCGTCGGCGAGGAGGAGGCCGCCGTCTTCGACGCCCACCGCCAGTTCCTCGACGACCCGCAGATCCAAGACGGCGTCGCCGACGCCCTCGACGAGGGACTGCCGGCGGCCCACGCCGTCCAGCGTGCGTTCGCCGAACCGATCGAGACCTTCGAGGGGATGGAGGGCCGGATGGCCGAGCGGGCCGACGACCTCCGGGACGTCCGCGACCGGCTGTTGCGCCTGCTTGCGGGCGGCGACCGCGTCGACCTCGCGTCGCTGCCGGAGGGGACGGTCCTGCTGGCCGAGCGGCTGACGCCGAGTGACACCGCGCAACTCGACCCCGAGCGCGTCGCCGGCTTCGCGACCGCGCTCGGCGGGCGGACCTCCCACGCCGCCATCTTCGCCCGGTCGCTGGGCATCCCCGCCGTCGTCGGCGTCGGCGACGACCTGTTCGGGATCGACGAGGGCGACGACGTGCTCGTCGACGGCGACGCGGGCGAGGTAATCGTCGACCCCGACGAGGAACTGCGCGAGCGCGCGAGCGCGGGCCGCGACGTCGAGGTGCGCGAGGAGCGCGTCGCGACGCGCGACGGCCGCGAGATCGAGGTCGCCGCGAACGTCGGCACGCTCGCGGAACTGGAGGGCGCCGTCGAGGGCGGCGCCGACGGCATCGGCCTGTTCCGCACGGAGTTTCTCTTCCTCGACCGCGAGTCGCCGCCGGACGAGGACGAACAGTACGAGACGTACGTCGAGGCCCTCGAGGCGTTCCCGGACGGCCGGGTCGTCGTCCGGACGCTCGACGTCGGCGGCGACAAGCCGATCCCGTACCTCGACCTGCCCGAGGAGGAGAACCCGTTCCTCGGCGAGCGGGGCATCCGGCGGTCGCTCGGCGACGACGCCGACCTCTTCGAGACCCAACTGCGCGCGCTGTTGCGGGCGGCCGCGACGGCCGAGGGGACCCTCTCGGTGATGTTCCCGCTCGTCGCGACCGTCGAGGAACTCGAAGGAGCGCTCGACCGGGTCGAGGCGGTCGCGGCCGCCCTCGACGCGGCGGGCGTCGACCACGAGGTGCCGGAACTGGGCGTGATGATCGAGACGCCGAGCGCGGCGTTCGTCGCGCCGGAACTGGCCGAGCGGGTCGACTTCCTCAGCATCGGGACGAACGACCTCGCGCAGTACGTGATGGCCGCGGCCCGCGAGAACGACCGCGTGGCCCACCTCCACGACCCCCTCTACCCGAGCGTCCTGCGGGCGATCCGGCGGACGGTCGAGGCCGGTCGCGCCGGGGACGCCTGGGTCGGGATGTGCGGGGAGATGGCCGGCGACCCCGAATTGACGGAACTGCTCGTCGGCGTCGGCCTCGACGAACTGAGCATGAGCGCCGTCACCGTCCCGAACGTGAAAGCGAACGTGACGGCGATCGACGCGGACGACGCGTCGGCGCTCGCCGAGCGAGCCGTCGACGCACACACGAAAGCCAAGGTACTGGAGATCATAGGTAACGAACAATGA
- a CDS encoding HPr family phosphocarrier protein gives MIERTITVVPEAGLHARPASKFVETANEHDSEITIAPENGDSVNAASMLAVTGLGVKSGERVVVAADGPDEEAAVDALEAVLSTPEGDESEE, from the coding sequence ATGATCGAGCGAACGATCACCGTGGTCCCGGAGGCCGGCCTGCACGCCCGCCCCGCCTCGAAGTTCGTCGAGACGGCGAACGAGCACGACAGCGAGATCACCATCGCGCCGGAGAACGGCGACTCGGTCAACGCGGCGAGCATGCTGGCCGTGACGGGGCTGGGCGTCAAGTCCGGCGAGCGCGTGGTCGTGGCCGCCGACGGCCCCGACGAGGAAGCGGCAGTCGACGCGCTCGAAGCGGTACTCTCGACGCCCGAAGGCGACGAGAGCGAGGAGTGA
- a CDS encoding PTS fructose transporter subunit IIB — translation MRFVAVTSCPTGIAHSQMAAENLEQTAERLGHDIKVEVQGAMGQENELSADDIAAADAAIIAADTSVSQDRFEGMALVKGTVKDAVNDAEGLIEQAIDEAGGDDGGAADADAAATPDETVETAEPDETAAAEATAGRDGDQSEGLFARLKQLFS, via the coding sequence ATGAGATTCGTCGCAGTCACTTCGTGTCCGACCGGAATCGCACACAGCCAGATGGCCGCCGAGAACCTCGAACAGACCGCCGAGCGTCTCGGCCACGACATCAAAGTCGAGGTACAGGGGGCCATGGGCCAGGAGAACGAACTCTCGGCCGACGACATCGCCGCCGCCGACGCGGCCATCATCGCCGCCGACACCTCGGTCAGTCAGGACCGCTTCGAGGGGATGGCCCTCGTCAAGGGGACGGTCAAAGACGCCGTCAACGACGCCGAGGGGCTGATCGAGCAGGCGATCGACGAAGCCGGCGGCGACGACGGCGGTGCGGCCGACGCCGACGCCGCGGCGACGCCGGACGAGACCGTCGAGACCGCCGAACCCGACGAGACGGCCGCCGCGGAGGCGACCGCGGGCCGGGACGGGGACCAGTCGGAGGGACTGTTCGCCCGCCTGAAACAGCTGTTCTCCTGA